One Setaria italica strain Yugu1 chromosome I, Setaria_italica_v2.0, whole genome shotgun sequence DNA window includes the following coding sequences:
- the LOC101780450 gene encoding putative cyclin-dependent kinase F-2, translating to MAAAALPTARKRPALDEACPTEAGKKRPRYQLADTGDDNAMPEKIGEGTSIATELTGPSLRTRLTRPFSESEARDCMRQLLRAAGELHATGTIHRDISPDNILVGPDDGSGALKISGFGPAAPAPATMLLGKTYMLEEPPTGALLYCAPERLFGLRRHGPEVDVWALGCVMAELLAGAPLFTEATEDEMITQGLDLHDEILTMGVGAFDGMGMLDRLSPPGREVLAGLLSFYSDERLTAADALKHPWFAEEDVEAEPPCCCRGSGDPWLCALDLTSIVP from the coding sequence atggcggcggcggcgctcccaACAGCACGCAAGCGTCCGGCGCTGGATGAAGCCTGCCCCACGGAGGCCGGCAAGAAGCGGCCGCGCTACCAGCTCGCTGACACCGGCGACGATAACGCGATGCCCGAGAAGATCGGTGAGGGCACTTCCATCGCCACGGAGCTCACCGGCCCCAGCCTCCGGACCCGGCTCACGCGGCCCTTCTCCGAGTCCGAGGCGCGCGACTGCATGAGGCAGCTGCtgcgggcggcgggggagctgCACGCCACGGGCACGATCCACCGCGACATAAGCCCCGACAACATCCTCGTCGGCcccgacgacggcagcggcgcgcTAAAGATCAGTGGCTTCGgacccgcggcgccggcgccggcaacgATGCTCCTCGGGAAGACCTACATGCTGGAGGAACCGCCCACGGGCGCGCTGCTGTACTGCGCGCCGGAGCGGCTGTTCGGGCTCCGGCGCCACGGGCCAGAGGTGGACGTCTGGGCGCTAGGGTGCGTGATGGCcgagctcctcgccggcgcgccACTGTTCACGGAGGCCACGGAGGATGAGATGATCACGCAGGGGCTGGACCTGCACGACGAGATCCTCACGATGGGAGTGGGGGCATTCGACGGGATGGGGATGCTCGATCGTCTGTCGCCGCCCGGGCGTGAGGTGCTTGCCGGCCTGCTGAGCTTCTACTCCGACGAGAGGCTCACCGCGGCGGACGCGCTCAAGCACCCGTGGTTCGCGGAGGAGGATGTGGAGGCGGAGCCCCCCTGCTGCTGCCGTGGAAGCGGAGATCCTTGGCTCTGTGCCCTTGATCTCACAAGCATAGTCCCGTAG
- the LOC101780971 gene encoding auxin-responsive protein SAUR41, translated as MKEGGEKKNILAKTLQRCRTSLAAAHRRRPPPAQAPDRSASWGGAAVPAAGYFTVLVGPEKERFGVRARCANHPLFRALLDEAETEYGFAGCDGPLELPCAVDDFMQVMWEMEQGDPTASPGCGRFAAGSSRGHHLHQVTGYQMVSPARFLVAGRS; from the coding sequence ATGAAGGAAGGCGGCGAGAAGAAGAACATCCTGGCCAAGACGTTGCAGCGGTGCCGGACCTCGCTGGCGGCGGCCCACCGtaggcgcccgccgccggcgcaggcgccCGACAGGTCCGCGTCgtggggcggcgccgccgtccccgcggcCGGCTACTTCACGGTGCTGGTGGGCCCGGAGAAGGAGCGGTTCGGGGTGCGCGCCCGCTGCGCCAACCACCCGCTGTTCCGGGCGCTGCTGGACGAGGCCGAGACCGAGTACGGCTTCGCCGGCTGCGACGGGCCCCTCGAGCTGCCATGCGCCGTCGACGACTTCATGCAGGTCATGTGGGAGATGGAGCAGGGAGACCCCACCGCGTCGCCGGGATGCGGGCGCTTCGCCGCCGGAAGCAGCAGAGGGCACCACCTGCACCAGGTCACCGGGTACCAGATGGTGAGCCCCGCCAGGTTCCTCGTCGCAGGCCGATCGTGA